From the genome of Homo sapiens chromosome 1 genomic patch of type NOVEL, GRCh38.p14 PATCHES HSCHR1_6_CTG3, one region includes:
- the NBPF6 gene encoding NBPF family member NBPF6 isoform 1 (isoform 1 is encoded by transcript variant 1; The RefSeq protein has 6 substitutions compared to this genomic sequence), whose product MVVSADPLSSERAEMNILEINQELRSQLAESNQQFRDLKEKFLITQATAYSLANQLKKYKCEEYKDIIDSVLRDELQSMEKLAEKLRQAEELRQYKALVHSQAKELTQLREKLREGRDASRWLNKHLKTLLTPDDPDKSQGQDLREQLAEGHRLAEHLVHKLSPENDEDEDEDEDDKDEEVEKVQESPAPREVQKTEEKEVPQDSLEECAVTCSNSHNPSNSNQPHRSTKITFKEHEVDSALVVESEHPHDEEEEALNIPPENQNDHEEEEGKAPVPPRNRQSLEPGELTNLRDFLISPVVSHVANPGHHDKSNSYRHREVSFLALDEQKVCSAQDVARDYSNPKWDETSLGFLEKQSDLEEVKGQETVAPRLSRGPLRVDKHEIPQESLDGCCLTPSILPDLTPSYHPYWSTLYSFEDKQVSLALVDKIKKDQEEIEDQSPPCPRLSQELPEVKEQEVPEDSVNEVYLTPSVHHDVSDCHQPYSSTLSSLEDQLACSALDVASPTEAACPQGTWSGDLSHHRSEVQISQAQLEPSTLVPSCLRLQLDQGFHCGNGLAQRGLSSTTCSFSANADSGNQWPFQELVLEPSLGMKNPPQLEDDALEGSASNTQGRQVTGRIRASLVLILKTIRRRLPFSKWRLAFRFAGPHAESAEIPNTAERMQRMIG is encoded by the exons ATGGTGGTATCTGCCGACCCTTTGTCCAGCGAGAGGGCAGAGATGAACATCCTAGAAATCAACCAGGAATTGCGCTCGCAGCTGGCAGAGAGCAATCAGCAGTTCCGAGACCTCAAAGAGAAATTCCTTATAACTCAAGCTACTGCCTACTCCCTGGCCAACCAGCTGAAGAAATACA AGTGTGAAGAGTACAAAGACATCATAGACTCTGTGCTGAGGGATGAACTGCAGTCCATGGAGAAGCTGGCAGAGAAGCTCAGGCAAGCTGAGGAGCTCAG GCAGTATAAAGCCCTGGTTCACTCTCAGGCAAAAGAGCTGACCCAGTTACGGGAGAAGTTACGGGAAGGGAGAGATGCCTCCCGCTGGCTGAACAAGCATCTGAAAACCCTCCTCACTCCTGATGACCCTGACAAGTCCCAGGGTCAGGACCTCCGAGAGCAGCTGGCTGAGGGGCACAGGCTGGCAGAGCACCTTGTTCACAAGCTGAGCCCAG aaaatgatgaagatgaagatgaggatgaagacgACAAAGACGAGGAGGTTGAGAAAGTACAGGAATCACCTGCCCCCAG GGAGGTGCAGAAGACTGAAGAAAAGGAAGTCCCTCAGGACTCACTGGAGGAATGTGCTGTCACTTGTTCAAATAGTCACAACCCTTCTAACTCCAACCAGCCTCACAGGAGCACCAAAATCACATTTAAGGAACACGAAGTTGACTCTGCTCTGGTTGTAGAGAGTGAACACCCTCATGATGAAGAGGAGGAAGCTCTAAACATTCCCCCAG aaaatcaaaatgaccatgaggaggaggaggggaaagcgCCAGTGCCCCCCAG GAAccgacaatcacttgaaccaggtGAACTGACCAACCTCAGGGATTTCCTGATCTCACCTGTGGTCTCCCATGTGGCTAATCCAGG ACACCATGACAAGTCCAACTCTTACCGGCATCGTGAAGTCTCTTTCTTGGCATTGGATGAACAGAAAGTTTGCTCCGCTCAGGATGTTGCCAGGGATTACTCCAATCCCAAATGGGATGAAACCTCACTTGGCTTCCTCG aaaagcaaagtgaTCTTGAAGAGGTGAAAGGACAAGAAACAGTTGCTCCCAG GCTCAGCAGGGGACCGCTGAGAGTGGACAAGCATGAAATCCCCCAGGAGTCACTGGATGGATGTTGCTTgactccttccatccttcctgaCCTGACTCCCTCCTACCACCCTTATTGGAGCACTTTGTACTCTTTTGAAGACAAGCAAGTCAGCTTGGCTCTTGTAGACA aaattaaaaaggatCAAGAGGAGATAGAAGACCAaagcccaccatgccccag gctcagccaggagCTGCCAGAGGTGAAGGAGCAGGAAGTCCCAGAGGACTCTGTGAATGAAGTTTACTTGACTCCCTCAGTTCACCATGACGTGTCTGACTGCCACCAGCCTTATAGCAGCACCTTGTCCTCATTGGAGGATCAGCTTGCCTGCTCTGCTCTGGATGTAGCCT CCCCCACCGAGGCGGCCTGTCCCCAAGGGACTTGGAGTGGAGACTTGAGCCACCACCAGTCAGAGGTGCAAGTTTCACAGGCACAGCTGGAACCAAGCACCCTGGTGCCCAGTTGTCTGCGACTACAGCTGGATCAAGGGTTCCACTGTGGGAACGGCTTGGCCCAGCGGGGCCTTTCCTCCACCACCTGCAGCTTCTCAGCCAATGCTGATTCTGGGAACCAATGGCCCTTCCAAG aGCTGGTTTTAGAGCCCTCTCTGGGGATGAAGAACCCTCCCCAGCTGGAAGATGATGCACTTGAAGGCTCAGCAAGCAACACACAAGGGCGTCAAGTCACTGGCCGGATTCGTGCCTCCCTTGTCCTGATACTGAAGACCATCAGAAGAAGACTCCCGTTCAGCAAGTGGAGACTGGCATTCAGATTCACTGGCCCGCATGCTGAGAGTGCAGAG ATACCAAATACTGCTGGAAGGACGCAAAGGATGGCAGGATGA
- the NBPF6 gene encoding NBPF family member NBPF6 isoform X2 encodes MTPPPSNSVIATADRYLVRWLLPPSLLSESELQAVPSALSSGIPVPVFAVKDSKVLCRVHQLFLNLPGSTSSATNVSMVVSADPLSSERAEMNILEINQELRSQLAESNQQFRDLKEKFLITQATAYSLANQLKKYKCEEYKDIIDSVLRDELQSMEKLAEKLRQAEELRQYKALVHSQAKELTQLREKLREGRDASRWLNKHLKTLLTPDDPDKSQGQDLREQLAEGHRLAEHLVHKLSPENDEDEDEDEDDKDEEVEKVQESPAPREVQKTEEKEVPQDSLEECAVTCSNSHNPSNSNQPHRSTKITFKEHEVDSALVVESEHPHDEEEEALNIPPENQNDHEEEEGKAPVPPRNRQSLEPGELTNLRDFLISPVVSHVANPGHHDKSNSYRHREVSFLALDEQKVCSAQDVARDYSNPKWDETSLGFLEKQSDLEEVKGQETVAPRLSRGPLRVDKHEIPQESLDGCCLTPSILPDLTPSYHPYWSTLYSFEDKQVSLALVDKIKKDQEEIEDQSPPCPRLSQELPEVKEQEVPEDSVNEVYLTPSVHHDVSDCHQPYSSTLSSLEDQLACSALDVASPTEAACPQGTWSGDLSHHQSEVQVSQAQLEPSTLVPSCLRLQLDQGFHCGNGLAQRGLSSTTCSFSANADSGNQWPFQELVLEPSLGMKNPPQLEDDALEGSASNTQGRQVTGRIRASLVLILKTIRRRLPFSKWRLAFRFTGPHAESAEIPNTAGRTQRMAG; translated from the exons ATGACACCCCCACCTTCTAATTCTGTTATTGCAACTGCAGACCGTTACCTGGTACGCTGGCTGCTACCTCCCTCACTCTTGTCAGAGTCGGAGCTACAGGCAGTGCCTTCAGCTCTGAGCTCAGGCATCCCGGTCCCTGTTTTTGCGGTTAAGGACTCTAAAGTGTTGTGTCGTGTTCATCAACTTTTTCTCAACC tccctggctcTACCTCTTCTGCCACAAACGTCAGCATGGTGGTATCTGCCGACCCTTTGTCCAGCGAGAGGGCAGAGATGAACATCCTAGAAATCAACCAGGAATTGCGCTCGCAGCTGGCAGAGAGCAATCAGCAGTTCCGAGACCTCAAAGAGAAATTCCTTATAACTCAAGCTACTGCCTACTCCCTGGCCAACCAGCTGAAGAAATACA AGTGTGAAGAGTACAAAGACATCATAGACTCTGTGCTGAGGGATGAACTGCAGTCCATGGAGAAGCTGGCAGAGAAGCTCAGGCAAGCTGAGGAGCTCAG GCAGTATAAAGCCCTGGTTCACTCTCAGGCAAAAGAGCTGACCCAGTTACGGGAGAAGTTACGGGAAGGGAGAGATGCCTCCCGCTGGCTGAACAAGCATCTGAAAACCCTCCTCACTCCTGATGACCCTGACAAGTCCCAGGGTCAGGACCTCCGAGAGCAGCTGGCTGAGGGGCACAGGCTGGCAGAGCACCTTGTTCACAAGCTGAGCCCAG aaaatgatgaagatgaagatgaggatgaagacgACAAAGACGAGGAGGTTGAGAAAGTACAGGAATCACCTGCCCCCAG GGAGGTGCAGAAGACTGAAGAAAAGGAAGTCCCTCAGGACTCACTGGAGGAATGTGCTGTCACTTGTTCAAATAGTCACAACCCTTCTAACTCCAACCAGCCTCACAGGAGCACCAAAATCACATTTAAGGAACACGAAGTTGACTCTGCTCTGGTTGTAGAGAGTGAACACCCTCATGATGAAGAGGAGGAAGCTCTAAACATTCCCCCAG aaaatcaaaatgaccatgaggaggaggaggggaaagcgCCAGTGCCCCCCAG GAAccgacaatcacttgaaccaggtGAACTGACCAACCTCAGGGATTTCCTGATCTCACCTGTGGTCTCCCATGTGGCTAATCCAGG ACACCATGACAAGTCCAACTCTTACCGGCATCGTGAAGTCTCTTTCTTGGCATTGGATGAACAGAAAGTTTGCTCCGCTCAGGATGTTGCCAGGGATTACTCCAATCCCAAATGGGATGAAACCTCACTTGGCTTCCTCG aaaagcaaagtgaTCTTGAAGAGGTGAAAGGACAAGAAACAGTTGCTCCCAG GCTCAGCAGGGGACCGCTGAGAGTGGACAAGCATGAAATCCCCCAGGAGTCACTGGATGGATGTTGCTTgactccttccatccttcctgaCCTGACTCCCTCCTACCACCCTTATTGGAGCACTTTGTACTCTTTTGAAGACAAGCAAGTCAGCTTGGCTCTTGTAGACA aaattaaaaaggatCAAGAGGAGATAGAAGACCAaagcccaccatgccccag gctcagccaggagCTGCCAGAGGTGAAGGAGCAGGAAGTCCCAGAGGACTCTGTGAATGAAGTTTACTTGACTCCCTCAGTTCACCATGACGTGTCTGACTGCCACCAGCCTTATAGCAGCACCTTGTCCTCATTGGAGGATCAGCTTGCCTGCTCTGCTCTGGATGTAGCCT CCCCCACCGAGGCGGCCTGTCCCCAAGGGACTTGGAGTGGAGACTTGAGCCACCACCAGTCAGAGGTGCAAGTTTCACAGGCACAGCTGGAACCAAGCACCCTGGTGCCCAGTTGTCTGCGACTACAGCTGGATCAAGGGTTCCACTGTGGGAACGGCTTGGCCCAGCGGGGCCTTTCCTCCACCACCTGCAGCTTCTCAGCCAATGCTGATTCTGGGAACCAATGGCCCTTCCAAG aGCTGGTTTTAGAGCCCTCTCTGGGGATGAAGAACCCTCCCCAGCTGGAAGATGATGCACTTGAAGGCTCAGCAAGCAACACACAAGGGCGTCAAGTCACTGGCCGGATTCGTGCCTCCCTTGTCCTGATACTGAAGACCATCAGAAGAAGACTCCCGTTCAGCAAGTGGAGACTGGCATTCAGATTCACTGGCCCGCATGCTGAGAGTGCAGAG ATACCAAATACTGCTGGAAGGACGCAAAGGATGGCAGGATGA
- the NBPF6 gene encoding NBPF family member NBPF6 isoform 2 (isoform 2 is encoded by transcript variant 2; The RefSeq protein has 6 substitutions compared to this genomic sequence), with product MVVSADPLSSERAEMNILEINQELRSQLAESNQQFRDLKEKFLITQATAYSLANQLKKYKCEEYKDIIDSVLRDELQSMEKLAEKLRQAEELRQYKALVHSQAKELTQLREKLREGRDASRWLNKHLKTLLTPDDPDKSQGQDLREQLAEGHRLAEHLVHKLSPENDEDEDEDEDDKDEEVEKVQESPAPREVQKTEEKEVPQDSLEECAVTCSNSHNPSNSNQPHRSTKITFKEHEVDSALVVESEHPHDEEEEALNIPPENQNDHEEEEGKAPVPPRHHDKSNSYRHREVSFLALDEQKVCSAQDVARDYSNPKWDETSLGFLEKQSDLEEVKGQETVAPRLSRGPLRVDKHEIPQESLDGCCLTPSILPDLTPSYHPYWSTLYSFEDKQVSLALVDKIKKDQEEIEDQSPPCPRLSQELPEVKEQEVPEDSVNEVYLTPSVHHDVSDCHQPYSSTLSSLEDQLACSALDVASPTEAACPQGTWSGDLSHHRSEVQISQAQLEPSTLVPSCLRLQLDQGFHCGNGLAQRGLSSTTCSFSANADSGNQWPFQELVLEPSLGMKNPPQLEDDALEGSASNTQGRQVTGRIRASLVLILKTIRRRLPFSKWRLAFRFAGPHAESAEIPNTAERMQRMIG from the exons ATGGTGGTATCTGCCGACCCTTTGTCCAGCGAGAGGGCAGAGATGAACATCCTAGAAATCAACCAGGAATTGCGCTCGCAGCTGGCAGAGAGCAATCAGCAGTTCCGAGACCTCAAAGAGAAATTCCTTATAACTCAAGCTACTGCCTACTCCCTGGCCAACCAGCTGAAGAAATACA AGTGTGAAGAGTACAAAGACATCATAGACTCTGTGCTGAGGGATGAACTGCAGTCCATGGAGAAGCTGGCAGAGAAGCTCAGGCAAGCTGAGGAGCTCAG GCAGTATAAAGCCCTGGTTCACTCTCAGGCAAAAGAGCTGACCCAGTTACGGGAGAAGTTACGGGAAGGGAGAGATGCCTCCCGCTGGCTGAACAAGCATCTGAAAACCCTCCTCACTCCTGATGACCCTGACAAGTCCCAGGGTCAGGACCTCCGAGAGCAGCTGGCTGAGGGGCACAGGCTGGCAGAGCACCTTGTTCACAAGCTGAGCCCAG aaaatgatgaagatgaagatgaggatgaagacgACAAAGACGAGGAGGTTGAGAAAGTACAGGAATCACCTGCCCCCAG GGAGGTGCAGAAGACTGAAGAAAAGGAAGTCCCTCAGGACTCACTGGAGGAATGTGCTGTCACTTGTTCAAATAGTCACAACCCTTCTAACTCCAACCAGCCTCACAGGAGCACCAAAATCACATTTAAGGAACACGAAGTTGACTCTGCTCTGGTTGTAGAGAGTGAACACCCTCATGATGAAGAGGAGGAAGCTCTAAACATTCCCCCAG aaaatcaaaatgaccatgaggaggaggaggggaaagcgCCAGTGCCCCCCAG ACACCATGACAAGTCCAACTCTTACCGGCATCGTGAAGTCTCTTTCTTGGCATTGGATGAACAGAAAGTTTGCTCCGCTCAGGATGTTGCCAGGGATTACTCCAATCCCAAATGGGATGAAACCTCACTTGGCTTCCTCG aaaagcaaagtgaTCTTGAAGAGGTGAAAGGACAAGAAACAGTTGCTCCCAG GCTCAGCAGGGGACCGCTGAGAGTGGACAAGCATGAAATCCCCCAGGAGTCACTGGATGGATGTTGCTTgactccttccatccttcctgaCCTGACTCCCTCCTACCACCCTTATTGGAGCACTTTGTACTCTTTTGAAGACAAGCAAGTCAGCTTGGCTCTTGTAGACA aaattaaaaaggatCAAGAGGAGATAGAAGACCAaagcccaccatgccccag gctcagccaggagCTGCCAGAGGTGAAGGAGCAGGAAGTCCCAGAGGACTCTGTGAATGAAGTTTACTTGACTCCCTCAGTTCACCATGACGTGTCTGACTGCCACCAGCCTTATAGCAGCACCTTGTCCTCATTGGAGGATCAGCTTGCCTGCTCTGCTCTGGATGTAGCCT CCCCCACCGAGGCGGCCTGTCCCCAAGGGACTTGGAGTGGAGACTTGAGCCACCACCAGTCAGAGGTGCAAGTTTCACAGGCACAGCTGGAACCAAGCACCCTGGTGCCCAGTTGTCTGCGACTACAGCTGGATCAAGGGTTCCACTGTGGGAACGGCTTGGCCCAGCGGGGCCTTTCCTCCACCACCTGCAGCTTCTCAGCCAATGCTGATTCTGGGAACCAATGGCCCTTCCAAG aGCTGGTTTTAGAGCCCTCTCTGGGGATGAAGAACCCTCCCCAGCTGGAAGATGATGCACTTGAAGGCTCAGCAAGCAACACACAAGGGCGTCAAGTCACTGGCCGGATTCGTGCCTCCCTTGTCCTGATACTGAAGACCATCAGAAGAAGACTCCCGTTCAGCAAGTGGAGACTGGCATTCAGATTCACTGGCCCGCATGCTGAGAGTGCAGAG ATACCAAATACTGCTGGAAGGACGCAAAGGATGGCAGGATGA